From a region of the Penaeus vannamei isolate JL-2024 chromosome 2, ASM4276789v1, whole genome shotgun sequence genome:
- the LOC113819115 gene encoding cuticle protein 7, with product MLLKVAFVSIVGMAIAFPSDPYSHHQPVYKDDPIPYNFAYGVKDEYAGTDFGHSEDSDGKTVKGSYTVQLPDGRKQTVNYVADHYNGYQAEVSYYGEAQYPHEYGPPITFKPQAYHPQPSYQPQPTYH from the exons ATGCTTCTGAAG GTGGCGTTTGTGTCGATTGTGGGAATGGCTATTGCCTTCCCATCTGATCCATATTCTCATCATCAGCCCGTGTACAAGGAT GACCCCATCCCATACAACTTCGCTTATGGAGTGAAGGACGAGTACGCCGGCACCGACTTCGGCCACAGCGAAGATTCTGATGGTAAAACCGTCAAGGGATCCTACACAGTCCAGCTTCCTGATGGTCGGAAGCAGACG GTGAATTATGTGGCAGACCACTACAACGGCTACCAGGCTGAGGTCAGCTACTAcggcgaggctcagtacccccACGAGTACGGTCCCCCCATCACCTTCAAGCCCCAGGCCTACCATCCCCAACCTTCCTACCAGCCTCAGCCTACATACCATTAA